From the genome of Candidatus Omnitrophota bacterium:
ACGGCGCTTGCGGCTTCGGTAAAAGAGGCCGGGCGTTCACGCGACGTAGCCGTTATAGCATCGAGCGATATGACGCATTACGAAGAACGGGATATCGCCGAGCGGAAGGATAAAGTCGCGATCGAGGCCATCCTTGCCCTCGACGAAGAGATGCTTGTCCGGTATGTGGAAGGATCCGATATAAGCATGTGCGGTTATATACCAGTTGCGATCATGCTGAGCGCGGTTAAAGAGCTGGGCGCGCGGGCCGCGCGCCTGGTCCGATACCAGACGAGCGGAGATGTCTCCGGCGACTACACATCGGTCGTCGGCTATGCCGGCATTCTCATAAAGTGACCGGCCTGTAGGGAAGGAGCGGATATGGGATGGTTCTTCGGAAGGGGCAAAAAGGTCGTCCTGGTCCTGGGAGGCGGTTCTGCGCGGGGCATCGCCCATATAGGCGTCCTGAAGGTGCTGGAGAGGGAGAAGATAAAGGTCGAGCGCGTAATAGGGACCAGCATGGGGGCGCTGGTGGGGGCCGCATACTGCGTCGGTGTCCCCATAGAGGTCATGGAGAAGAAGGCCTACGCGTTCACCCTCGGTAAGCTCCTGGACCCCACCATGCCTAAGATGGGTCTCCTGGCCGGGGCTAAACTGGAGGCGACCATAAATGACATCATAGGAGGCAAGGGGTTCGCCGATTGCACTATACCCCTCTCGGTGGTGGCCACGGATATCGAAAATAACGAGGAGGTAGTATACACTAGCGGCGACCTGCTGAAGATAGTAAGGGCCAGCTGTTCCTGGCCCGGCATCTTCAACCCGGTGAGGATCGACGGGCGCCTTCTTGTCGACGGCGGGATAAAGAACAGCGTCCCTACGAAGATAGCCAAGGCGCACAAGTTCGATTATATGATAGCCGTCGACGTGGGCTTCTGTGTAAAGATAGGCGCGATAGACAGCATATTCCAGATGATGCTTCAATCTTTCCAGATAATGGGACACGAGCTTAACGCATATCAGGCGAATGAAGCCGATGTCGTGATAAACGTCGACCTCGGCAATCTCGACCAGGCGGCGTTCGGCAGGGCCCGCGAGGCCGTTGAGAAAGGGATGCGGGCGGCCGAAGAGAAGGTAGGGACGATCAAACGCGACCTCTGGTTGTAACGGGCGGCCTGGATCGGATAAGGCAAGAAAGGAGTACGGTGTAATGGACGCGGATGCGATGAAGAAGAAGGTGGACGAATCATGGAAAGAGGCCGTCGATAAGGAGCGGAGCGCCTCTCAGGCCGCAGGACACGAAGAGGTGGAGGCGACGTTCGGCCTCTTCATCTCCAGTATTATGATGCAATGCCTGATAGCCCTCGGCGAGATAGAGAACCCCCTGACGAAGAAGAAAGACGAGAATATGCAGCAGGCGCGTTTTCTCATAGACACTCTGGGCATGATAAAGGAAAAGACGGCCAATAATCTCACGAAGGACGAGGCAGAGACACTCGAGGCGATGCTCTATGAGCTTCGGATGCGTTTCGTTAACAAGACGTCTTCATAAAAGGCAATTATAATGCTCACCATATATGCCGTCACGGTCCTCATATTAGGCGCGCTCGCGCTGGCCGTCTTCTATCTCATAGTCCGCACGCGCGACATCGGTGAAAATATAGCGAAGCTTAACGAGAAGCTCTTCCTGTCGGACGACATGCGCAAGCAGGCATCCGAGACGATAGCAAACCTCAACGAGAAGATGGGGAGCCTGAACCAGAAGGCCTCGCAGATACGGGATGTCATGACGGAAGTTACGAACCTGCGCAATCTCTTCATAATGCCGAAACGGGCGGGGGGAGCGGGTGAGCGGCTCCTCGAAAAGGCGCTCCGCGACGTCCTGCCGTCCGAGATGGTGCTGGCGCAGTACAGCCTGAGCCCGGGGCCCGTGGATTTCGTCGTTAAATTCCGCGATTACCTCGTCCCCATAGATTCTAAACTTTCGCTCGAGAACTTCAACCGTATGC
Proteins encoded in this window:
- a CDS encoding patatin-like phospholipase family protein — encoded protein: MGWFFGRGKKVVLVLGGGSARGIAHIGVLKVLEREKIKVERVIGTSMGALVGAAYCVGVPIEVMEKKAYAFTLGKLLDPTMPKMGLLAGAKLEATINDIIGGKGFADCTIPLSVVATDIENNEEVVYTSGDLLKIVRASCSWPGIFNPVRIDGRLLVDGGIKNSVPTKIAKAHKFDYMIAVDVGFCVKIGAIDSIFQMMLQSFQIMGHELNAYQANEADVVINVDLGNLDQAAFGRAREAVEKGMRAAEEKVGTIKRDLWL
- a CDS encoding DUF1844 domain-containing protein — translated: MDADAMKKKVDESWKEAVDKERSASQAAGHEEVEATFGLFISSIMMQCLIALGEIENPLTKKKDENMQQARFLIDTLGMIKEKTANNLTKDEAETLEAMLYELRMRFVNKTSS